The following proteins come from a genomic window of Maylandia zebra isolate NMK-2024a linkage group LG22, Mzebra_GT3a, whole genome shotgun sequence:
- the LOC101478652 gene encoding uncharacterized protein LOC101478652: MTSSMLRRQLKNLVQNYSEAEVKVREATSNDPWGPSSSQMADISDLTYNVVACNEIMTMLWKRLKDDKNWRHIHKSLTLLEYLLKTGDDRVLLKMKDNIYIVKALTEYRFVEKDGKDQGVNVRDKAKVVLVLMEDDEKLKEEREFAVKTREKTSKSAAASSTDNVKDPNYKPCYVPGASGLPSLDNIPSVADLTASFAARKEERLKQEAEKKETERRAKMSEEELKWEDANKGSDVKTDAWGGEKEEEVKTDPWGAPKEPKEAVDPWGTPSRPDTTETAASSGPWGAPTSPDKDPFAADQTNDDPFVASKNGEDPFAAPKNGEDPFAAPKNGEDPFSASTPFNTPKDSSDPFSAPKDTEDPFAAQKDEPDPFSSSNNDPFNVPKDDPFKAPKDDPFIAPKDDPFSAPKEDPFITPKDDPFNAPKDDPFNAPKDDPFNAPKDDPFNAPKDDPFNAPKDDPFNAPKDDPFNAPKDDPFSSPKDDPFSAKALTPPKEDPFAEPSSGKEDPFTAPTTPPKEDPFSVPTKPVQDPFAAPTTPPKEDPFSTPSLHAKDDSFAAPTSPPQEDPFSTTSKPTKEDPFAAPTTPPKEDPFTAPSSPPKIDATDPFDAPLVSSPQSSTAAWGAPATSPPATGSDPWGTTAGASSPTSNSDPFGDASKADNDPWGPSALAPASTDDAWGAPAPPLDSSPSSDPFGDGASKSNDPWGASSNTSGNGTGKHSKQEDAMYRKTASFLGSAEASLVDLDDLFSSDPKPRQRPLIDAQTQAIGTFKTAGMTSSPLLKPGAFAETSPSYSNPFISTIASPHGAPTPTFGANNPSASLNTLEMSNSSISMIQASQIGPETQMIHPIYINESPQLGHNINSPIGGVGMVQFGYPGSILMGTGMIHSGVFQGNHPSGDGQFRGSVPQAGAEVVSGSGSDEMVNKNNPFLF, encoded by the exons CTAACGTACAACGTTGTGGCCTGTAATGAGATCATGACAATGCTCTGGAAACGGCTGAAAGACGACAAGAACTGGAGACATATCCACAAG TCCCTGACACTCCTGGAGTACCTGCTGAAGACCGGTGATGATCGCGTGCTTCTGAAGATGAAAGACAACATCTACATTGTCAAAGCTCTCACAGAGTACCGCTTTGTAGAAAAGGATGGCAAAGATCAG GGTGTAAATGTGAGAGACAAGGCCAAGGTTGTTCTTGTTCTTATGGAGGACGATGAGAAActaaaggaagagagagagttTGCTGTCAAAACCAGAGAAAAGACATCAAAAAGTGCAGCTG CATCATCTACGGACAACGTCAAGGATCCAAACTATAAGCCCTGTTATGTACCTGGGGCCTCAGGGCTTCCATCCTTGGACAACATACCCTCTGTAGCTGACTTGACAGCTTCCTTCGCCGCCCGCAAAGAAGAGCGGCttaaacaggaagctgagaagaaagaaacagagagacgG GCCAAGATGAGTGAAGAGGAGCTAAAATGGGAGGATGCTAATAAAGGTTCTGATGTTAAAACTGATGCTTGGggaggagagaaagaagaggaagtaAAAACGGACCCATGGGGAGCCCCCAAAGAACCTAAAGAGGCCGTAGATCCATGGGGCACCCCCTCAAGACCTGACACAACTGAAACAGCAGCTAGCAGTGGTCCCTGGGGGGCTCCAACAAGTCCTGATAAAGATCCATTTGCAGCAGATCAAACTAATGATGATCCTTTTGTGGCATCAAAAAATGGGGAAGATCCCTTTGCGGCTCCGAAAAATGGGGAAGATCCTTTTGCGGCACCGAAAAATGGGGAAGATCCCTTTAGTGCATCAACACCTTTCAACACCCCAAAGGACAGTTCAGACCCTTTCAGTGCCCCCAAAGACACGGAGGATCCATTTGCTGCTCAGAAAGATGAACCAGACCCTTTCAGCTCTTCTAACAATGATCCGTTTAATGTTCCAAAGGATGATCCTTTCAAAGCTCCAAAAGATGACCCATTTATCGCCCCAAAAGATGATCCTTTTAGTGCCCCTAAAGAAGATCCTTTCATTACCCCAAAAGACGATCCATTCAATGCACCTAAAGACGATCCATTCAATGCACCTAAAGACGATCCATTCAATGCACCTAAAGACGATCCATTCAATGCACCTAAAGACGATCCATTTAATGCACCTAAAGACGATCCATTTAATGCACCTAAAGATGATCCATTTAATGCACCTAAAGACGATCCATTTAGCTCTCCAAAAGATGATCCCTTCAGTGCAAAAGCATTAACACCCCCTAAAGAGGACCCATTTGCAGAACCGTCATCAGGGAAAGAGGACCCTTTCACTGCTCCCACAACACCACCTAAAGAAGATCCTTTCTCAGTGCCAACCAAACCTGTTCAAGATCCCTTTGCTGCACCAACAACACCACCCAAAGAGGATCCGTTCTCTACACCATCTTTACATGCAAAAGATGACTCCTTCGCTGCCCCAACATCTCCACCTCAAGAGGATCCCTTCTCCACAACATCTAAACCGACCAAGGAAGATCCCTTTGCTGCACCAACAACACCACCTAAAGAAGACCCATTCACAGCACCATCCAGTCCACCAAAGATAGATGCCACAGATCCCTTCGATGCCCCTCTAGTGAGCTCGCCTCAGAGTAGCACAGCTGCATGGGGAGCCCCAGCCACTTCTCCACCAGCCACCGGGTCAGATCCCTGGGGGACCACGGCAGGTGCTTCTTCACCTACCAGTAATTCTGATCCATTTGGAGATGCATCCAAAGCAGACAATGACCCATGGGGGCCTTCAg CTTTGGCTCCTGCCAGTACAGACGATGCATGGGGTGCACCTGCTCCACCTTTAGACTCCTCCCCATCTAGTGACCCCTTTGGAGATGGAGCATCTAAATCCAATGACCCCTGGGGTGCATCAAGCAACACAAGTGGCAATGGCACAG gAAAGCACTCGAAGCAGGAAGACGCGATGTATCGAAAGACTGCTTCCTTCTTGGGCTCAGCAGAGGCATCACTGGTTGACTTGGACGATCTGTTTTCATCTGACCCTAAACCCAGACAGCGCCCTCTCATTGACGCCCAAACACAAGCCATCG GCACTTTCAAAACAGCGGGCATGACATCCAGCCCTTTGCTAAAACCAGGAGCTTTTGCTGAAACATCACCCTCATACTCCAACCCTTTCATTTCGACCATAGCTTCCCCCCATGGTGCACCAACTCCCACTTTTGGAGCTAACAATCCTTCAGCATCATTGAATACTCTGGAAATGTCTAATTCTTCCATCAGTATGATTCAGGCATCTCAGATAGGTCCAGAAACACAAATGATACATCCCATTTATATCAATGAGAGTCCACAATTAGGACACAACATTAACTCCCCCATTGGAGGAGTGGGAATGGTGCAGTTTGGATATCCAGGCTCCATCTTAATGGGAACTGGAATGATTCACTCAGGTGTCTTTCAAGGAAATCACCCATCAGGTGACGGTCAATTTAGAGGCTCCGTCCCACAGGCTGGCGCTGAAGTCGTCTCAGGCAGCGGGTCAGATGAGATGGTGAACAAAAATAATCCATTCCTGTTCTGA
- the LOC101479869 gene encoding germ cell-specific gene 1-like protein, producing the protein MLEKMSRRNRSLLSLFLTSLALTLSVWAFCTSYWCEGTHKVVKPVCLSPVKMKNCGQNNSQPYTTEVPTPDPRNPASNVTLSPQQKEELERIRKKQLANAVHYIWETGEDKYMLRYFHTGFWLSCEKHNEGADQEEKCRSFIELTPGETQGVLWLSVISEFMYIGLLAMGFLLMCVEALCLCAKREMNALKINAFAAMCTVLSGMMGMVAHMMYTTVFQMTVSIGPKDWRPQSWDYGWSFAMAWLSFSCCMAAAVATLNSYTKTIIEMKHRARVRLEEARNTTSAPSYEEVVRAGPGGIYSVSQLMQLGQQGALMDPMWPRGVGPAVGPLACGAGGALLVGGGGIGVGGMGNLGVGMGLGGMPSMAGAGGNGVGMGGMGGGAGGGMGAGGVGGGKLADPHGVVVVEGCGTEGCEDCEREMDEINYALQEEREDSLC; encoded by the exons ATGCTGGAGAAAATGTCCAGACGTAACCGCTCCCTGCTGTCACTGTTCCTCACCTCTCTGGCCCTCACGCTGTCCGTCTGGGCTTTCTGCACCTCTTATTGGTGCGAAGGGACACACAAGGTGGTGAAGCCGGTCTGCCTGTCGCCAGTCAAGATGAAAAACTGCGGGCAGAACAACAGCCAGCCATACACCACAG AGGTGCCCACCCCAGACCCCAGGAACCCAGCCTCCAATGTCACGCTGTCTCCTCAGCAGAAGGAGGAGCTGGAAAGGATAAGGAAAAAGCAGCTGGCCAACGCTGTCCACTACATCTGGGAGACAGGAGAGGACAAGTACATGCTGAGATACTTCCACACTGGCTTCTGGCTGTCCTGCGAGAAGCACAATGAAG GTGCAGATCAGGAAGAAAAGTGTCGAAGTTTCATTGAGCTGACACCAGGAGAGACACAAG GTGTGCTCTGGCTGTCTGTCATCAGTGAGTTCATGTACATCGGTCTCCTGGCTATGGGCTTCTTACTGATGTGTGTGGAAGCACTGTGCCTCTGCGCCAAGAGGGAAATGAACGCCCTCAAGATCAATGCCTTTGCAGCCATGTGCACTGTCCTCTCAG GCATGATGGGGATGGTAGCTCACATGATGTACACAACAGTGTTTCAGATGACTGTGAGCATCGGACCTAAAGACTGGAGGCCACAGAGCTGGGACTACGGCTGGTCTTTTGC CATGGCATGGCTTTCATTCAGCTGCTGCATGGCAGCTGCTGTGGCCACATTGAACTCCTACACCAAGACCATCATTGAGATGAAGCACCGGGCTCGGGTAAGGCTGGAGGAGGCCCGAAATACCACCAGTGCCCCCTCCTATGAGGAGGTTGTTCGAGCTGGGCCGGGAGGGATTTACTCCGTCAGTCAGCTGATGCAGCTTGGACAACAGGGGGCTCTAATGGACCCAATGTGGCCCAGAGGAGTGGGACCAGCTGTTGGACCTCTGGCATGTGGCGCTGGGGGAGCACTGCTCGTTGGTGGAGGAGGAATTGGAGTTGGAGGCATGGGTAATCTTGGCGTTGGGATGGGACTGGGAGGAATGCCATCTATGGCAGGTGCTGGGGGAAATGGTGTTGGAATGGGAGGGATGGGAGGTGGAGCAGGGGGAGGAATGGGAGCAGGTGGAGTAGGAGGGGGGAAGCTGGCAGACCCTCATGGTGTGGTTGTGGTGGAAGGCTGCGGCACCGAAGGATGTGAAGATTGTGAACGTGAGATGGACGAGATAAATTATGCCCTCCAGGAGGAGCGAGAGGACTCACTCTGCTAA